CGCCCACCCCCCAGCGCAGGTGCGGAAAGCGCGCCCGGAGCTCCGCGAGGCGCGCGATCTTGTGGTCCCGCGGCGAGGTGTCCCAGAACCGGGTGCCCTTTCGGAGATAGAGCGGGCCTTCCGGAAAGCCTCGCCGCTTCAGCCAGTCCCGGGTCTTGGCCGCGAAGACATGGTCGCGGGCCGTCAGATACACCACCTGAAACCGCCGGGCGATTTCACGCAGCGCCTCGGGCGCCCCCGCCACCGGCCGCACCCGCTCGTTGCCGAGCAGGATGAACCCGAGCGGCGAGATGTCGGCGATCGTGCGGTCGATGTCCGTGACGAAGACGGGGGTTTCCCTCGGGACGGCGCACACGAGCGCCTCCGCCGGCGGCGCCTCCCACCCGGTCGAGCGGAGCCGCACCCGATAGCGGTACGTGCCGGGCTCCAGCGGGCCCAGCGGGAGTCCGGCCCGGCCCCGGGCATCGGTCGTGGCGCTCCCCAGGCCCTCGACTTCGACCTCGGCCCCTTCCAGCGGAGGGTCCCAGAAAGCGCAGCGAAGGCGCTCGGCTTCGACTTCCAGGGTCGCGCGTTCGCCGGCGACCGCCAGAACGTCCCAGGCCGTTACGAGGGCGGACGCGGCCAAGGAACCCTCGCGGACGTTGCATCCATGGGTAGAAGTATCCGCCGGGATCCCCCCGGGATTCAAGCCCGCGGCGGATCGGCCACCGGCGCCGGCGGAGCGGGTTCGAGCAGGACGGGGACGGCGAGGGGTTCGGGCGGCTGGGGGACGATCGGAACGATGCCGGCCACCTCGCGGGCCAGAGCCAGGTAGTCTTCCGCCCCGTAAGACTCGGGGGCGTAGTCGAAGATGGATTTCCCGTGGCTGGGCGCCTCGGCGAGCCGGACGTTGGTGCGGATGCGGGACCGGAAGACCTTGTCCTTGAAGTAATTTTCGATTTCCTGAACGGTCTCCCGGGCCAGGCTCTTGCGGGCGTCGTACATGCAGGCGATGACGCCCGTGATTTCGAGCGCCGGATTGAG
The Planctomycetota bacterium DNA segment above includes these coding regions:
- a CDS encoding phosphatase domain-containing protein produces the protein MAASALVTAWDVLAVAGERATLEVEAERLRCAFWDPPLEGAEVEVEGLGSATTDARGRAGLPLGPLEPGTYRYRVRLRSTGWEAPPAEALVCAVPRETPVFVTDIDRTIADISPLGFILLGNERVRPVAGAPEALREIARRFQVVYLTARDHVFAAKTRDWLKRRGFPEGPLYLRKGTRFWDTSPRDHKIARLAELRARFPHLRWGVGDVRGDLEAYAAHGIEGILFAPRGRPVAAPGRVARSWPEILTRVLDRSPSE